AACGCCATACTCGTGAACTCAGTTGGGTTGTTGGTCGTGGTTGACACACGGTCCCATatatatatgcgtgtgtgtgtgtgtgtgtgtgtgtgtgtgtgtgtgtgtgtgtgtgtgtgtgtgtgtcatatTAACCTTTGTATGAAAAAATATGGATGCATCCTCTTATGATTCGCAAGGAAAATGTTTGCTTGGTGAATGTCCCGATCATTTAAATTGTAGGGTCGTACCGCAGTCTAAGTACACTTAAgatcagtattattcgttacactgtgtaacgaataatactgaacgCAGGTTTACACTGTGTAAAGAATAATACTGAACGCAGGTTTACACTGTGTAACGAATAATAGGGAACCTAGGCTTACActgtgtaacgaataatactgagcttGGGTTTACACTTTGTAATAACAATTCTCAGCCTAAGTTTACCGAGCCTATGTGTTTACTGTGAACGAATAAAACTGAGCctaggtttacttagactggaccGTATTGCAGTACATACCTCCCTTGTGACACTGCTTGTAATATTCACTCATGGCTCCAGCATTGGTGTTCTGACTAGTAAATATAAGATCCACACAACTGCCATAGACTAATTATTGAACCCTCAACTGGGACATTACATTCAATGATGCATACTGTCACAGATAAACCCTCGAGCATAGGTTTGTCTAGCCCACATGCGGTCACTTTATAAACAGACCACCTTGTTACCACGGAACATTGGAGCTGTGACGTTGAGTGCTGATCTTGAAGCCCGTAAGTGGGCTGAATACTATAATCATACAGATCCTGGACAAACAACTACAACGGTCAATCACTCCTTGGTTTAATTCTGACATACAATTGACATACAAGTGGTTAAGGTACTGGCATCTAAACGCCCAGATAGAACATATGAAGTAAACAAAACTTCATAAATACTTAAAACAAtgacatctatctatctatctgtctgcctgtctgtctgtctgtctgtctgtctgtctgtctgtctgtctgtctgtctgtctgtctgtctgtctgtctgtctgtctgtctttctgtctatCTATCCGAGTCTATAGTAATGTTCTATAGTTCTGGTCTGTTCCAGTCTGGTGAACAAATCAATGTGTCTTCTTCGGTATTGGCTGTTTCTGGTCTGCACTTTATGATGAAGCTGCAACTTGCAAGAACTGCAAGCCATTGATGTCCTGTAGTCAAGACATAGGTGAGACGCTAATTATCGGTCACAACTTCAGTGTGATAGCAATGTAAGCAATGATGGAATTCTTCAGAGACAGGTCATTTGAGGCCTAGGAATTCCTGTTTTTGAGCTGAATAATTCCTTTCAGAACGGTTTAACTATGACAGGCATATGCAATGACTCGAAGCTGGTCCTGTTGTCGTTGATACAAAACAGCAACTAAACCATGTGATGAAGCATCAGTATGCAATTCAAAACGCTTTGACTGATCGACATACCCTAGGAAAGTTGGTAAAGTAGGTCTTCTCTTCAGAATCTGGAAAGCTTCTTTCTAATTGTGACAAAGTATTAAAGTGTCTTGTTTGTCACGGACAATTCATGTCAAGATTTACTGTCAACATTTCAATTTAGcttaaatgtttttgtcatgtaATTGAGCCCACAGTAACTAGTTTTCAGGCCTTATGGTCTCACTTATGTTAACTGGATTATTTTGGAAGGGATACAATATTTCCTTTCATAAAACGCAGTGGAAGACTATTGCTACCATCTGTATTTAAACTATATCTTCAATATTATTTACGCCAGGACACTTAAAGTTATAGGTGAAGGTAGCCAGTAGCATCTGCTATCACATGTTCAGttatcaaataataagatcaagtAATAGTTTTGCTATGGATTAAAAGCTGATGCTTGAGTAACACAATTACTGAGTTCCAAGTATCAGTTTTAATATTACTTTTTCAAGTCAGAGGTTGTCCCATCCGACGTCGCCAGGCACTTATAAATTCAGGAACCATTCTAGTTGGTGGCAGTTCCCACGGTGGACTCACACCAACTAGAATCCCTTGGGGCGCTGGGATATGCTGGTAAGTTTCTTGCATTCTTACCTTCAGTCTGGCGTTCCACTTGTAACTTTTAGACTATTTGTCTTGACAGGGATAGGTTGGTATTGATATTTTTTGGTTAGATTAAATGTTTCCCACCTACTAGAACAATGCTTATGACAGAGTTTCAGTATCTTCATTCTGGTTGAGGATTAATGTGGTAAAGTCCTCAAATACTAGTCCATTGTTTTTCCATAATACTTATCTGCCAATTCCATCAACAATGCAAAGTCAacctatgaagttgaaaaaaaaacgcgatgaaaaaaagcccgcgaaatcggagttcaaacgattccctaaatttcccccagtgctgggtgaaaaagtggtttcaacagctgcgctgcgctgcgcccatgacgcatgcgcagtgaataggttcgtggggcttgaaacagtatgcctgcccggagtatgaggtcgtgagcagtagtctaatcttggttgtgtactcaaacaagtaaataatctactcgttacataaaataacttgttgattgtggtacgcagcctctgtcacagagaaagatcaatgtctggtttattgacacctatatggctatctgcctgtctgctaacgacaatatgcaatacacagcttcaatcactgaccacacgcaatttgaacttgacacctatcaggctaaattataaataaatatataaattgattgtgactcgtgcacccgactcctgtctctgccacattatgtaattagacaggtgtgatacttgtacacatgtcatattttatgtctgtgggttgcaaacaaactacatccatttttctcggatgactggatctgacggaaactggtgcaaactcttgtcagtttcaagtcctgctttgtacttggacgaatgacattTTCCAGCtgcgcagtagtttaccatctctacagaGATGAATTTTGACTTGATCGAACAcaaattcggagaacatgtatctacaaaacccaacatctctatatacatttttttatatataacaaGTTCTTCTAGTGACTATGATTATGTTTGACAAAGATATataaatccatactgaaacgacgcatcaagtacaataaaagaagttgttatccataaagaatcttactttcatgtgactcgccatacttttACAATgttcatcaaacagatcatctttctgtacacacaatgagccctcagcgcatcagcaaatgaaccagccaatcggaagccatcgttacacttgagtgcatccctacccgctatgactgggttcggtctcacGAAGGCTTCCTTTCGAGAGAAgtgagcccaagtacaaaatattgcacttttgaatcgcgattgtacgcttataattttttttttttttttacaagcagcaatgtatattatatgtcatgaataattggtaattgtattttaattatgtttgattttttggttgcatgtgacctttagtcTTGGTCGGCCTCAGTTCCCGCTTCCGAGACAATATACCCCACGTATCAAAATTTGTGTTTAAAGGATTCACACAACTTCCAATCGTTTCCAACCATACAACATGTTATTCACAAATCTTTGAAAAGATCACCAGGTCATCCAAGTAGATCAAGCATATCTTGAGATATAGATCTTCCAGACATCAATTTCTCATCAATTTGTGATACATGGCTGGTGCATTGGACAATCCAAAAGGTATCCTGTTATAATCGAAACATCTGAGAGTGTCTCCTCTAGTTCAACCTAATGATAATCGCTTTCCACATCCAGCGTCGAGTTTTTCATTCCACATGAAACAGCCGAACAGTTCGTCAGTGTATTGGTGAGTTCAGGAATCCTTAAATGTTCGATTATTGAGCTGGCAAAAAATATACACATCCTTAAATGTACGTCCGTACTCTTTGCTAAAACAACAAATGCCTAAAGAGTCTGTGAAGGTCGGATGACTGCTGATGGTAGAAGTTCTTGTGGGTGTGTTCTGACTCCATCATACATGGCATGGAAGGAGTGGAATTATCACGATCTGTCTGATGAAGAACTAAATTAGAATGTCCGAGATTTTTCAGCATGCTGAAAGAAGATGTCCTTTAACTTCATAGTGACATCAAGTCCGTACGTATATTTACCTATCTCCAATTGGTCGATAAGTGTTGTCCAATCTACTGTTTACGGGCAGACCAAATGTTTGATCTTGAAGAGTAACTGGACATGTCTCACAAAGTAAATACCAAGGTGGTACTACAACTGTCTTGTTACGTATATTGACACCTGTACATGTGAATACATCTGTTACGTATACtgacacatgtacatgtgtatactTCAGCAGTCATTTTAATGGTTTTGGCGACCATTTTGAAAAAGCCAAAATACATGATATCAACATAAATATGTAGATTCTTTGTGAGATAAGCTTTCATTTGATATGTCACATGGCACActtattgacaaaatatctgtgtgtataatcattttaatgattttggcGGCCGTCTTGAAATTGGCGACCATCTTGAAAATGCCACAAGGTAGAATTTGCAGAACGTTGTTCTTTGCACATGGTAATGATGTTCTGAAGCTTTCCTGAAAAACTCAGCTTTCTACTATTTTTTTCCAATGTTACCTACTGTTTGTGTCTAATGCTCCTGGCCTATTACTTATCTGCTTAAGTGTACAGCGATATGGGGCGCTGCAGGTACTCCAGTCTCCGGACGTGACGACACATTACCAGGTGTGACTGTACATGCTCACAGTGGATACCCGTGACCCACTTAGATGCTAGTGTTCATTTTGTACattcatttttcacattttcacatttttatacttaGACATGAATGTTTAGTATAACGTCTCTGATAGTGTTCTATCGTCTCGCGTGCTTCATGTTTCTACGGCTGCTCAAACATATCTTGTCTGTCTGATATCCTCCTATTTGTTGAACTGGTACCTTGAGTTGGTATGTCCTGACGTAAGGGACGGAATCGTCATTGGACACCATTTATTACTGAATTCGGGCTCCAAGGAGACATTTGAAGTGTGTCATACAAAGTACATTGTGACAACACTATCTCTTCCCCCAAAGCCAGATCTGATTTCATTGGTACCTGAATGTAGTTGACAAATGGTCCCGTCGAGCCATAGGATGACAGAGATGTAGCGAGACAGACATTAAACTGAACATGGCCTTGTATTTTGAGCCATTTGTCTGTGAGAGGTCCACACACATTACAGGAACTTGGTATGGATAGTTAAGGGTCACATCCAACTTCAACATCAAAACTAATTAAAACACAGCTATCATTTATtcgtgatatataaaatgcattgctgaataAGGAAAAAaagaattataagcgtataatcgcaaatcaaaagtgcattATTTTGTACTtaggtttacctccctcgaactGATGCAGCCCGGTCAGGGCTGAAGCCTTTTCATTGACACTGGTTCATTTATCGATACGCTTAGCCggttctttgtttatggcttataagcccgataggtgttattTGCATGAgatcagtgattgaagttgtgcattatatattgtcattagcagacaggcaagctgacatataggtgtcaataaaacagatattatcacaatcaacatttttttatgtaacgatcGAGTAgactatttacttgtttatgtacacaaccaagattagactactgacAACAGCCTCATACTTTAATAAACATGCAGTTGTTATGACTATGTGccaaggatgaaaaaatgatttTTCTTTTTCGAAATTTAAAcatgcccatgggcgaacaaTGACCCATGGGCAGGCCTATAGGCGAGAATGTTTAGTTTCGCCCAgaattaatgttttggaggttgtaaatgaatgaatgtatgttcaaaagtatcatgacacaaatttcaactcattttgacttgatTCCGCTAACTGAGAGCGATGTTAAAatatctcgcccatgggtgaaaaacattttggcccatggacgataacatttacttttactccaaatacagcatcatgaaaaaaattcaactcattttgacttaattcagTTTAGTTAGAGCAATTGAAAACAAATCTCGCCTATGGGAGAGAAAAACACTTGGTCCATGGGCGAGACTATCTCCTTCTACTCCAAATGcatcttttcccatgttttggaggtagtatatgaatgaaagtacattatGAGTATCTTGGCACCGGTTTTGATTTAATTCAATTAATTTAGGGCGATTTAAAAATATCTCGCcaatgggtgaaaaacattttgactcATGGGTGAGCATATTTACATTTACCCCAGATACATGTTTTTCCTTGTTTTGGACAGTGAAAGTGAATAAAAGTATTTTTATAAGCATCACGACACAAAAATCTACTcattttcatttaactttttaaaatttcgctcATGGGCAGAAAACATTTTGACACGTGCAAGaatattatatatcattatCCAAACTGTGTATCAAGCAAGTTATCACTTAAAAATATCAGGTTAACGTTGAATAGAAGATTTTCTTCTCGATATCTTATTCATCGTCTTCACTCGATAGTTTTACCTCGCCGAGAAGACCTCATATTTCAACATCTGTTCACATGGCCTGCTACTTGCGACACAAGTCTCATCTACCATATCGTAGAGTGCGATTATGTATGGTAATCATAAACACATGTGCGAATTATGAGTTCTTATCATGTGCCATTTATCAATACATTTCTAAACTTCTCAAAGATAATTCAGCATCCTCAAGGCAAATATGGAACAGTGGTAGGGGTAATATGTCGCCTTTTCTAGACTCTTAATTGGTGGCCTCAGCACATTGTCCGACCCCCGTGACATGGTATCAGTATTTAGCGGACATGTTCGGTCTAGTTTCACGTCAACAACACCTTTGCCCTGTACACAGGCTGAGAGAGGCCCTCCCCACAGATATTGTTACACTGACTGTTTAACTGCTGATACAGATACATTCACACTGTTCTGTGTATGTGGTATTTATATATTCGACTGTTCTATACATGTAGTATAACATATATATTCGACTGTTCTATACATGTGGTAAAACATATATTCGACTGTTATATACATGTGGTATAACACATATTTGACTGTTCTGTACATGTGGTAAAACACATATTCGACTGTTCTATACATGTGGTGGAACATATATTTGACTGTTCTATACATGTGGTATAGCACATATTCGACTGTTCTATACATGTGGTGGAACATACATTTGACTGTGGCGTAACAAATATTTGACTGTTCCATACACGAGGTTAAAACATATTCGCTGTTCTATATAGGTGGTCTACAATGCATTTGACAGTTTCATACATGAGGTTAAAACATATTCGCTGTTCTATATAGGTGGTCTACAATGCATTTGACAGTTTCATACACGAGGTTAAAACATATTCGCTGTTCTATATAGGTGGTCTACAATGCATTTGACTGTTCCATACATGAGGTATACCATACATATTGTTCTTTGCTGGACTCAGATGCCAAGTAGATCCCGTGATAAGGGGTTAAGGGTTAAAGTTCACGAGTCAGCCTGCACATATCAGCCGGGGACAGTCATCATCTCCTCATTTGGTGTGAGTTGGTCTCAACAAAACAAGGGCACATCGAGCGCTACACACAGGTAAGATCTGTCATCTGGTTCCTACTGAACAACTTGCTATATAATGTGTCGGATAAAGATGCTCGCCGGTCACACGAGGAACAATTCGTTACCCATTGTTTTAAAGCGGGTCCTGCGCTCAGGCAACCGACTGGGATCAGGAATCCTACAGGGGAGATCCGGACAATGGCTCTCGCAACATTTCATAACCTGAACGTTGGGTAATTGTAACATGCAACATTCTCGGTTCCAGCGAAAACTTATGCTTTTATTCAACTCGGTTTAGTTACTCATGCACTCGACATCTGTATGCTATATCATGTTGGTTAGGCGAAACTCTTTAAAGTTTATCATTGTACATGACAATGCTGCGCAAGGTATCATCAACAGCCTACCGGTTGTACGACGTTCCTAGCTGAAAGATAATAATAAAGGAAATCCAAACTTGAAACTGATAGGCCGCAAATACAGCCTTGGACGTCGTAAAATCCTGTGAGTGCTTAAAGAATGACCTTGACCAATCATTGACCTGGTCATGCTATGTGCACGTGATCGTCAACAACCCTGTCACAGGTAGACCTGATCAACAAAACAATCATAAATAACAGGTGTAAATATTATCAGGTGGGAGTTACCTCATGGACCTCTGTCTCATCGCATTGAGCTCACATCAAGCAATTATGTAATCAAATAGCATTTAGGTGTCATACTCTTTGTACATTTATGCTTAAATTTTAAGGCAGATCATCACGTGGTGAAGGTGTAAGACTATACTTCGAAACGCCcaaaaagaagttgacatctatAACGCTTTTggctttatgtgtatcacttctaaatgccattcaaagactctGTATTGTatagaaaattgtgttttggtGTTTTGGTCCAAGTATCCTGAGTCTATCCAGTGTGATACGTCCCTAATGGGACAGTGGCCGTCGCTTTATCACTTTATATCTCAGTTCCGTGTTGTCACTGCTGATAATCGTGAAATTACGCAGTAACTTTAAATTACTTTCCTTTTCCTGAAAGTTCATGTCGACCATCGTTGTGAAACTGTCAAGGGATTTGGGGGGCAAATCTCGAGTCCTATTACTCTGTGACAGTCCAAGTTTGTTCAAGGCATCAGAATTACAGTTTCAGTATGGCGGCATCTAGGTGGCTATGTGAATGGTAATTCAAGGTCACCATGTATAGTTAACGTTGTAATAACTTTCTCAACTTGGCCGCCTCAAAACTCAAATTGTGAAACCAATTTATGGCCGTCTTCGTCTTTGTCTAGCCTTTTGGACCATAGCCGATTATCATctcaaatacattttaaaacagaGTCAGATTTTGATATATTCAGAACCACTGAAACAGATGCCAACAACTAATGGTCACCTCGTGGCTTGTTGAATTGGTTCAGATCCAATTTTCAGTTGATCTCCTCATGACCTCTTCATAGCGGAACCTTGGAGTGAGTACTCAGTATTCAAACATGAACTTCAGTGGTATCATGTCCCATTGTGTCGGTCTTTGTTGATAAGGTTATGTTGCTAACTACCTTGATCtaacatatttgtttttctaCGAGCATGTAAGTGACTTGTGACGTGTAACATGGTTGTTTGTTTCTAGGTTGTCCACGCCACTATGCGGAGCCCCCGGGCTCTGCTGGCTTTAGCGGCCCTCTTCGTCCTCGCCCCTTCTGCCCTAGCCGCCCACTGCTCCCGACCCCCGTCGTGGTCGGTAGATGGTGTGCGGCCGATGGAGCAGTTGCGCGGCAATGTGACGTTGGTGGCGCTGCTAAAGGCCAGCTGATCCTTCTGTAGAACCCAGGCCTCAGGGTAAGTATCGCTGTGTTAAAGAAGCACTGTGAATGGTTACAATAACACCAGTGATATAATGTATATTGTATAGTCATCACATCCTCTGATTCCACCTCCAGTATTCAGTGAATGATGTGTTCTGATAAATATCATGGACGTCTCCGTTTCTGAAGCAAAGTCTTTGTTACTTTTCTTAACAGACGAATCCTCGCCCGTCGGAGTAATTTTGTAGAAAGTACTGTTGGAAACGAACCTGTTGTTGGCTCGAGTATGTTTTAACGGAGTGGCCTTAAAGGTTATCGCTCATTGAATCCTTTTGTCAAGATCTGTTAGAATGTATTTACAGGGTGTGCAGTATGTGACCTGTATAACAGCTGATAACTAAATATTCATTCGCGCACTCATTCACCTTCAGTCTGGAAATTCTCCGGGGCATGTTTGCTGATCATGGCATGCCCGACATCAACATGATCATCATCAACGACTACAGCAACGCTTCCCTCGACATGTATAACGAACTTGCCAGTCGGGTCACCTTCCCTGTCTACCAGGACACCCCGCACCTCCGACTTTGGGAGCGAGTCTACGCAGGCCAGAAGGATgatttcttcatatttgacagGTCGGCAACCAAATAAACTACCTTCCCGCATTGCCATTGGGAATGTATAGAAACTTGACCCAACACTTGTGAAATTCATTGTGAAATGACAGCTGTCACACCATTCGCTGAAGAGTGGATCGACTCGAATGTCTGTTAACTTTGTTAAAGCGACGTTTCTGTTCTTTAAAATCCGATGAGAAAACATTAGAATTTGGGGTTCAAAGTTGAAAAAGATAGCCAAACACTTTCTAGCGAATTAATCCCTTGCTAGACTTTTACGTGTGAATCTAGAACTAACTGTACCCCTACTTTGTGGATCACCTGGAAAACCACTTGTCTGTTGTACCTTAAAAAGTGACACAGAAATAACTGTaaaatctgttttcttgttgCAGATGCGGACAACAGACCTACCATCTTCAATTGCCATTGACCATCCTGCGGTATCACTACACTCAGAGTGCACTCTGGGCTACCTACTTTGACAGCCCATGTTACTGTCAGCTCAATCGTCAACACCATCACGGTCGAAGACATCGCCACCACGGCCATGCCTCTACTCGTCATCAAACCAACCCCCATCATCAGATGCAAGGAGACGACCCTGCCGTAGCCCACGTACCCTCGAGATCCTCTAGATGTCAAGACCTTTTGTGCAGGATTCTGAGAAGACTGCGACGCCAGAACAGGCTGAACCTGAATAGAAATAACTTTGCACATAGCCACAGGCAGCACTGAGCCTGACCCAATACCCCTTCCACAACCCGTACACCTACCCATGATTGTCTGTGCTCCTCACACGAGTCGAGCAGCAGATGATCGTGTTACCAGCAACTGGCTGACCTTGGTAACAGTCGTCCCGTAGGCTGGAGATGTTCCTGACATCGTCCACCTCCGGCTCTAAGGCAGAGATGCCTCTGTCAGTCCTGCAGACATCAGTCTCCAAAATCCAAACCCTGACGCCTTGAGAACAGGTGACAGTGACGTCAGCAGAGTGATCTGTCATTGAAACGTTGTCAGTGACCGGCAGTCTCAGAATCCAGATGTCACTGACCAGCCTCTGACGGTGACTGTGAGTGTCGTTTTAGACACGACACTTGATCATGATCATCAGCACTTGCTCGTCGTTGAAGCTGCCCCAGTGGCTCTGAGTGCTGACAGTGTCAAGAAGGAGGTTACAACTGTCAGTGACCAAGAACTGGAGCTTCCTGACAGTGACCAGATGCAGGGTCCTCCTGACAGTGACAGCTTGAGGCGTCAGATGAGTCACCCTCCCCTTGACAGTGACCAACTGGACTAGGAGGTGGCTGACAGTGACAACACAGCTCAGGACAAAGTCCATCATCTTGACAATGACCTTCAGGCTTGGGGTCACCTTGACAGTGAGAACGACAGATCACTAGTGGATCAGGTCCATTGTACCAGTGACAGGGCCAGGAATCAGGCTCTGTTTCCTGACGGTGTCAGACTCGGCAACAGTCCTGAGACTGACCATCTGGACTTACAGGCTTTTGACAATGACAAGGGCAGTCCAGTACTTCTCCCATCTCCTGTTCCTGACCATCCGGTGCAGAATCCTGACAGTGACAAGGTGTCAACTCGGGCGTCTCCCCTCCATCCACTTGAGTGTGATCAGAGAGGAGCTGGTTCAGCTCCCGAGTC
Above is a genomic segment from Haliotis asinina isolate JCU_RB_2024 chromosome 7, JCU_Hal_asi_v2, whole genome shotgun sequence containing:
- the LOC137291695 gene encoding selenoprotein Pb-like is translated as MFADHGMPDINMIIINDYSNASLDMYNELASRVTFPVYQDTPHLRLWERVYAGQKDDFFIFDRCGQQTYHLQLPLTILRYHYTQSALWATYFDSPCYCQLNRQHHHGRRHRHHGHASTRHQTNPHHQMQGDDPAVAHVPSRSSRCQDLLCRILRRLRRQNRLNLNRNNFAHSHRQH